In Drosophila innubila isolate TH190305 chromosome 2R unlocalized genomic scaffold, UK_Dinn_1.0 1_C_2R, whole genome shotgun sequence, the following are encoded in one genomic region:
- the LOC117784721 gene encoding phospholipase A2: MKVMRLILLCSLIGAVFTFSDDAIFEDEDIYNQALPPVPQTGITVPGTNWCGPGNTAANYDDLGRERETDKCCRAHDHCEEIIESHSSLHGLPNNTDWFPILKCSCEQQFINCLQSVNSITSNTLGRIYYGTRSKCFALGYPTTGCKQYHEGTFRKRCIRYNVNKQAAKIWQFFDMPFYTNAANNLNKS; the protein is encoded by the exons ATGAAAGTGATGCGGTTGATTCTTCTCTGCTCATTGATTGGAGCAGTATTCACATTTAGTGATGATGCCATTTTCGAGGACGAGGACATTTATAATCAAGCATTGCCTCCCGTACCCCAGACTGGCATCACAGTGCCCGGCACAAATTGGTGTGGACCGGGAAATACAGCAGCCAACTATGATGATCTTGGACGGGAGCGTGAAACAGACAAATGTTGTCGGGCACACGATCACTGTGAGGAGATAATCGAATCACACAGCTCTCTTCATGGGCTGCCCAACAATACAGACTGGTTTCCCAT ACTAAAGTGCAGCTGTGAGCAGCAGTTCATCAATTGCCTGCAGTCTGTCAACAGCATCACCTCCAATACTTTGGGTCGCATCTACTATGGGACTCGGAGTAAATGCTTTGCCCTAGGCTATCCCACCACCGGATGCAAGCAGTACCATGAGGGCACCTTCCGCAAGCGATGTATCCGCTATAATGTGAACAAGCAGGCGGCCAAGATCTGGCAGTTTTTTGATATGCCATTTTATACGAATGCTGCgaacaatttaaacaaatcttGA
- the LOC117784720 gene encoding nucleolar protein 9: MQTESNGKRKRPKKKGSRFMRNAKGFAKQGIFGRGTHIDDDQFSYFINILDAMKAGFEDVEDRVNMANNVFEQTVDKEIHLSSNQIVSKAIESLIGFVDDAQLERFFGKFGDNLRPMCSDRFASHVLQKMLEIAFLRGLGQAAAQEQSEADAPGPAKRAKPDAAQVEEQYNLETDFSDKHREQCRNFVLRISKFMLNNLEDFVWDSCATHIMRSAILCLVGIHVPKIAFEKGGAELAKHRKLYTVPEEWHEVMKEFPQRLELWPQFVDFPYQEHSSALLGVICLSLSVVDKSMLKHFGKKILTQSLLKPNEDNGDDDDEKKESKIEIDDDNDDQGNNEKQDDNEKTEKPNSEPAVLLPKVFHYQCAVILLETLLSVAGAKLLTQLYAMLFSGRVAHLSQQQQTNFAVQRLLQHIKEVSDFESVFTELQPQTEQLLKMGYTGVVSALSGACLRLGAKQAQMIAALQSALHVTGDKEKSKLFFNCLVKLKPHELLAGDQSGFVHLHGSLIAQHILQFNKPIFLVNCILELPAEQLSQIFNTPNGSHIVDAFLQSKYIGEKSRERLIRQLDGFYVDLAITRHGSRVLDQCFKAAQEAQKLHIAKELSNKANMLKGSPFGRLIYTKYRLDTYKLSASQWQASLGQQQQKEESVGQTNKRPAKTATELFKDILTQ, from the exons aTGCAAACGGAAAGTAATGGCAAACGAAAAAGACCAAAGAAGAAGGGAAGTCGGTTTATGCGAAATGCCAAAGGATTTGCCAAGCAGGGCATTTTCGGACGTGGTACACACATTGACGATGATCAGTTTAGTTACTTCATAAACATTTTGGATGCCATGAAGGCTGGATTTGAAGATGTGGAAGATCGAG ttaACATGGCCAACAACGTGTTTGAGCAGACAGTGGACAAGGAAATTCATTTATCTTCCAATCAAATTGTTTCCAAAGCTATTGAATCCCTAATCGGCTTTGTGGATGATGCACAACTGGAGCGATTCTTTGGCAAATTTGGCGACAACTTGCGTCCGATGTGCTCCGATCGTTTTGCCTCCCATGTATTACAGAAAATGCTAGAAATAGCATTTCTACGAGGATTGGGACAGGCAGCAGCCCAGGAGCAGTCAGAAGCAGATGCTCCAGGCCCAGCAAAGCGAGCGAAGCCCGATGCCGCTCAAGTCGAGGAACAGTATAATTTGGAAACCGATTTTAGCGACAAGCACCGTGAACAGTGCCGAAACTTTGTGCTGCGCATATCAAAATTTATGCTTAACAATCTGGAGGATTTTGTCTGGGATTCGTGTGCTACTCATATCATGCGCTCAGCTATACTCTGCTTGGTGGGCATACATGTACCCAAAATTGCATTCGAGAAGGGCGGCGCAGAGCTTGCCAAGCACCGTAAACTTTACACAGTGCCCGAGGAATGGCATGAGGTGATGAAAGAGTTCCCACAGCGTCTGGAGTTGTGGCCGCAGTTTGTGGACTTTCCCTACCAGGAGCACTCCTCCGCTTTACTGGGTGTTATATGCTTATCGCTTAGCGTGGTAGACAAAAGCATGCTGAAGCATTTTGGCAAGAAAATACTGACACAAAGCTTACTGAAGCCAAACGAGGAcaatggtgatgatgatgatgaaaagAAAGAGtccaaaattgaaattgatgatgataatgacgaTCAGGGCAATAATGAGAAGCAAGATGATAATGAAAAGACGGAAAAGCCCAACAGTGAGCCGGCTGTGTTGCTGCCTAAAGTCTTCCACTATCAGTGTGCTGTGATACTGCTGGAGACTCTTCTGAGTGTGGCAGGCGCTAAGCTGTTGACACAGCTCTATGCCATGCTCTTCAGCGGTCGCGTTGCCCATCtgtcgcagcagcaacaaaccaACTTCGCCGTGCAGCGTCTGCTGCAGCACATAAAGGAGGTTTCCGACTTTGAGTCAGTTTTCACTGAACTGCAGCCGCAGACGGAGCAGCTGCTTAAAATGGGCTACACCGGCGTAGTGTCTGCCTTGTCCGGCGCCTGTCTGCGTCTAGGTGCTAAGCAGGCACAGATGATAGCTGCCCTTCAGAGCGCCTTACACGTCACAGGAGATAAGGAGAAATCCAAGTTGTTTTTCAACTGTCTCGTCAAATTGAAACCACACGAATTGCTCGCCGGCGATCAGTCGGGATTTGTACATCTTCATGGCTCACTGATAGCACAGCATATATTGCAGTTCAATAAACCAATCTTCTTGGTTAACTGCATCCTGGAACTACCTGCCGAACAGTTGTCACAAATCTTTAATACACCAAATGGCTCGCATATTGTGGATGCCTTCTTGCAGAGTAAATACATTGGCGAAAAATCGCGTGAACGTCTTATACGTCAGCTGGATGGCTTCTATGTCGATCTAGCTATCACCCGACATGGCTCACGTGTCCTGGATCAGTGCTTCAAGGCGGCACAAGAAGCGCAAAAGCTGCATATTGCCAAGGAACTGAGTAATAAGGCCAACATGCTAAAGGGATCGCCATTTGGCCGTCTAATCTATACAAAATATCGCTTGGACACCTACAAACTGTCGGCCAGCCAGTGGCAGGCCAGTCtgggacaacaacagcagaaggaGGAGAGTGTGGGCCAAACAAATAAACGACCGGCGAAGACAGCAACCGAGTTATTTAAGGATATACTTACACAATAA
- the LOC117784257 gene encoding dihydroceramide fatty acyl 2-hydroxylase FAH2, with the protein MDAVKEMEQSNKFIVKYRQQYYDLSKFMHKHPGGITTLKGLNETDMTARFMKAPPHSDAAMYLMREYKVAPSEYENHKKTREQRPPKTTENGVELLQHPKVAEDSNNNHTDESMEHLVDWSKAMLPQIANITKYYDEWVHKPVDRPLRLFGPWYLEMCTKTPWWVVPLFWIPVIVGFMLPEFQAKAHNINDIALLSGHILFGVLFWTLLEYVLHRWVFHVKLTSNSPPWLCTFHFMIHGLHHKVPFDPMRLVFPPLPGVVIAVVIYTPLSLILQNNHPRLVLSGALLGYLCYDMIHYYLHYGNPSANHHLYHMKRYHYQHHFAHQDLGYGISSPLWDIIFKTRIHLRKLRFQLRWS; encoded by the exons ATGGATGCAGTAAAGGAAATGGAGCaaagtaataaatttatagtcAAGTATCGTCAGCAGTACTACGATCTGTCCAAGTTTATGCACAAGCATCCGGGAGGCATTACAACTCTCAAGGGACTCAATGAGACAGATATGACAGCCCGCTTCATGAAGGCACCGCCACATTCCGATGCAGCAATGTATTTGATGAGGGAATACAAGGTTGCCCCATCGGAATATGAAAACCATAAAAAGACGAGGGAGCAACGTCCGCCCAAAACAACGGAGAATGGTGTTGAATTGCTTCAACATCCAAAAGTGGCAGAAGACAGTAACAACAATCACACAGATGAAAGCATGGAG caCCTTGTGGACTGGTCAAAAGCAATGTTGCCCCAAATTGCCAACATAACAAAATACTACGACGAATGGGTGCATAAACCAGTGGATAGGCCGCTGCGCTTGTTTGGACCTTGGTATTTGGAAATGTGCACAAAGACACCATGGTGGGTTGTACCCTTGTTTTGGATACCCGTTATCGTTGGATTCATGTTGCCGGAGTTTCAAGCAAAGGCGCATAACATAAATGAT ATCGCATTACTTTCCGGTCACATACTGTTTGGCGTGCTCTTTTGGACTCTGCTGGAATACGTACTGCATCGTTGGGTATTCCACGTAAAGCTGACAAGCAACAGTCCACCTTGGCTGTGCACATTTCACTTTATGATACACGGCTTACACCACAAGGTTCCCTTTGATCCAATGCGTCTTGTTTTCCCTCCATTGCCAGgagttgttattgctgtcgTTATTTATACGCCGCTCagtttaattttgcaaaataacCACCCACGTTTGGTTCTTTCGGGTGCTTTATTAGGCTATTTATGTTATGATATGatacattattatttgcattatgGCAATCCATCGGCAAATCATCATCTGTACCACATGAAGCGCTATCATTATCAGCATCACTTTGCGCATCAAGATCTCGGGTATGGCATTAGTAGTCCCCTGTGGGATATTATCTTTAAGACGCGTATACATTTACGCAAGTTAAGATTCCAGCTTCGGTGGTCTTAA
- the LOC117784950 gene encoding phospholipase A2 large subunit — MRAQSYAVAVALTALLTCVQGLGITVPGTKWCGPGNIAENYDDLGTDVELDMCCRAHDHCDEKIPAQQQRSDLDGLSNDGLFPIFSCACEATFRQCLSMLHNMESAALGRIYFSTTNVCFAHGPPVLSCQEQQWDLFVGKRCLSYNEDRSQPERWQFYDLPFYTHPTEEDTQQ; from the exons ATGCGCGCTCAGAGTtacgctgttgctgttgccttgaCGGCATTGCTGACGTGTGTACAGGGACTGGGAATCACAGTGCCAGGTACTAAATGGTGTGGTCCCGGGAACATTGCAGAGAACTACGATGATCTAGGCACTGATGTGGAGCTCGACATGTGCTGTCGTGCTCATGATCACTGTGATGAGAAGATACCAGCACAGCAGCAACGATCTGATCTCGACGGTCTGAGTAACGATGGCCTCTTTCCCAT TTTCTCCTGCGCCTGCGAGGCAACCTTTCGCCAGTGCCTCAGCATGCTACACAATATGGAGTCTGCCGCTTTGGGTCGCATATATTTCAGCACCACAAATGTTTGTTTCGCACATGGACCGCCAGTTTTATCCTGCCAGGAGCAGCAGTGGGATCTCTTTGTGGGAAAGCGCTGCCTAAGCTACAATGAGGACAGGTCGCAGCCTGAACGATGGCAATTCTACGATTTACCATTCTACACTCACCCTACGGAGGAGGATACGCAGCAGTAA
- the LOC117785294 gene encoding condensin complex subunit 1, translating to MEEVQDFQFILPFRNSDLLNSVTGDQFYVQQIYTANEIPEQLLACKSKVHQRDPFYIFEHFDVYFSILETTANDAAAIRNLMRSFDLLYLTVDTLGEQLSPLLSGNEPPSAHDRVRYLNLTKMTLFLIINTVKRIDIVVQQVLKEQQLNQQKKRGKQDEALEQYPDWDVKRGRFLVQLYNVMQFELEKLWSPPVAEENFVTMICDICYRTLELVPQRPDNRHIIETLFYIFGIAIKRYNHAITFPARTLQILRSTEHAATTVANGILLLHDKYGITTVFSILMKDIVEGLTLDTSDTVVSRNFSNFLAEFSGIAPKLMIPHLSQLGDELLGCESHVLRNCVLQIMGDAVVGELTSEELNDEMKEARNEFLDSLLNHVNDISAHVRSKVMQIWHHLKEQHAIPLSFLIPVLREAICRLEDKSSLVRKSAIQLIKAFLENNPYSGKLTGDQLIKKYEREVQVMEQLNDVLIEERKQAEKLNEEWELVIPELMPIIEQNLNEFPELQFDKEEEYEELVKKILPLLVEKNFKDATVLVRKADFVLGNYELSIHLNLAEKCVYFISLFKTFLSMASGYKDSSEEMQKQIKTVEFLKDSIEFSDVATSAMPKMLEMLMSKTNTDVFEAVDLFTTGYLFGIHGTQTGMQRMLYLVWSSDKEKRDAVSNAYRRVLFTTDLTGRAHSIKVVQNLSKFLSEIEYGHYTALTVLMGEWVAGENVDALIIQVLFERFTLKLEGTTMDESRLALQLLIMASQAKSTIASANRAIIEDIAVGERVKQDPRIYTGCLQLLVNSIDANNNSKYYKRYASDAKFVQDITSLFLAFFVHAKLPEFDALAMSIFEYYYRMCQAPDELAQNVVRELLKRFNDQWLVTTATAADEPAFTQTTDIPYSQPMPMSQEQSQRPSQVAEGPIRMPVYLVARFVFCVGYMTIKEMIFLDMDVYNNMKYREELAALEEKKNKKDAVSALRRQTVSAMEVRKRLSGVAAEPQQEPDDDLVGATAEDNIAEEINAICEDMLLYDPNALMSKIYPIIIDICKRPGEYRDQQLQQSATLTLARLMTVSSKFCESNMSFLMNILNLTKNLKIKCNTVVGLSDLTFRFPNIIEPWTGHFYSQLHEEDTELRLTAVKMLSHLILHEMIRVKGQIADLALCIVDESDEIKNITKQFFKEIANKANILYNVLPDIISKLGDINLHLEEEKYRTIMRYILGLVQKDRQIETLVEKLCLRFPLTRAERQWRDIAYCLSLLSYNERSLKKLIDNVQHFKDKVQVDEVYQSFKLIISSTSKLAKPELKTVVTEFETRLNECLQVTEPGANPQSESAPTESRVNKTKTGRPGAKPQRGQATGRDAGPSSRRRQNARIKSSSEEESSDDEEAPVARRQAAQRKQQRRRQKAASPE from the exons atggAGGAAGTACaggattttcaatttatattaccATTTCGAAATAGTGATTTACTTAATTCAGTGACCGGTGACCAGTTCTACGTACAGCAGATATACACTGCAAACGAAATACCTGAGCAACTACTTG CTTGCAAATCAAAGGTTCACCAACGTGAccctttttatatatttgagcACTTTGATGTCTACTTTTCAATATTGGAAACAACTGCAAATGATGCCGCTGCCATTCGGAATCTTATGCGTTCCTTCGATCTACTGTACCTCACAGTGGACACTTTGGGCGAACAATTGTCACCGCTGCTTAGTGGCAACGAGCCGCCATCCGCACATGATCGCGTGCGCTATCTGAATCTTACCAAAATGACACTGTTCTTAATCATCAACACGGTGAAGCGCATTGACATCGTTGTTCAACAGGTGCTAAAGGAGCAGCAGTTGAATCAGCAGAAAAAGCGCGGCAAACAAGATGAGGCGCTGGAACAGTATCCTGATTGGGATGTGAAGCGAGGAAGGTTTCTGGTTCAGCTTTATAATGTGATGCAGTTTGAGCTGGAGAAGCTCTGGAGTCCTCCCGTCGCAGAAGAGAATTTTGTCAc CATGATATGTGACATATGCTATAGAACTTTGGAGCTGGTACCTCAACGCCCTGATAATCGGCACATCATCGAAACACTCTTTTACATCTTTGGAATTGCCATTAAACGATATAACCATGCTATCACTTTTCCCGCGCGCACATTACAAATCTTGCGAAGCACGGAACATGCCGCGACGACAGTGGCCAATGGTATATTGTTGCTTCACGATAAATACGGCATTACCACAGTTTTCTCCATACTTATGAAGGATATTGTTGAGGGCCTCACACTGGACACATCCGATACTGTGGTGTCGCGAAACTTTTCCAATTTCCTGGCCGAGTTCTCAGGTATTGCGCCCAAGTTGATGATACCACACCTCTCCCAGTTAGGAGATGAACTTCTGGGCTGCGAATCTCATGTCTTGCGAAACTGTGTGCTACAGATCATGGGagatgctgttgttggcgAGCTGACTTCCGAGGAGCTCAACGATGAAATGAAGGAAGCTCGAAACGAATTTCTTGATAGTTTGCTTAACCATGTTAATGACATCTCGGCGCATGTCCGCTCCAAGGTGATGCAGATCTGGCATCATCTTAAGGAGCAACATGCCATACCGCTTAGCTTTCTGATCCCAGTGCTGCGCGAGGCAATATGTCGACTGGAGGACAAGAGCTCCTTGGTGAGAAAGTCAGCGATTCAACTGATAAAGGCCTTCCTCGAGAACAATCCGTACTCGGGAAAACTAACGGGTGATcagttaattaagaaatacGAAAGGGAAGTCCAAGTAATGGAACAGTTGAACGATGTATTAATCGAAGAGCGCAAACAGGCGGAGAAACTAAATGAGGAATGGGAGTTAGTTATTCCAGAGCTGATGCCCATTATTGAACAGAATTTAAATGAGT TTCCAGAGCTGCAGTTTGATAAGGAGGAGGAATACGAAGAATTGGTAAAAAAGATTCTGCCGCTGCTCGTAGAAAAGAACTTCAAAGATGCTACAGTGCTGGTGAGAAAGGCAGACTTTGTTTTGGGCAACTATGAGCTTAG TATACATCTGAACCTAGCGGAGAAATGTGTGTACTTTATATCATTGTTTAAAACCTTTCTTTCCATGGCAAGTGGCTACAAAGATAGC aGCGAggaaatgcaaaagcaaatcaaaaccGTTGAATTTTTAAAGGACAGCATTGAGTTCTCAGATGTGGCGACTTCTGCTATGCCGAAAATGCTCGAAATGCTCATGTCGAAGACCAACACGGATGTATTCGAGGCTGTGGACCTGTTTACCACAGGCTATCTCTTTGGCATACACGGCACACAGACGGGCATGCAACGTATGTTGTATTTGGTTTGGTCATCCGACAAGGAGAAGCGAGATGCTGTATCCAATGCCTATCGCAGGGTTCTGTTCACCACGGATTTGACGGGAAGGGCCCACTCTATTAAGGTAGTGCAGAATCTTTCCAAATTCTTGTCCGAAATTGAGTACGGACACTACACAGCCCTGACAGTGCTAATGGGCGAGTGGGTCGCTGGTGAAAACGTCGATGCGCTCATTATTCAAGTATTGTTCGAGCGTTTCACACTAAAGCTGGAGGGAACCACGATGGACGAGTCCCGCTTGGCGTTGCAGTTGCTCATAATGGCCTCGCAGGCGAAGTCAACAATTGCTTCGGCAAATCGTGCTATTATCGAGGACATTGCCGTTGGAGAGCGTGTGAAACAAGATCCTCGCATCTATACTGGATGTTTACAGCTGCTGGTCAACAGCAtcgatgccaacaacaatagcaaataCTATAAACGTTATGCCAGTGATGCCAAGTTTGTGCAGGATATAACGAGCTTGTTTTTGGCCTTTTTCGTTCATGCCAAACTGCCTGAATTTGATGCGCTGGCCATGAGCATTTTTGAGTACTATTATCGCATGTGCCAGGCACCGGATGAGCTGGCCCAGAATGTAGTAAGAGAATTGCTTAAACGCTTCAATGATCAGTGGCTGGTAACTACAGCGACCGCCGCCGATGAGCCCGCTTTCACGCAGACCACAGACATACCCTATTCACAACCAATGCCCATGTCGCAGGAACAGTCGCAGAGACCGTCCCAAGTCGCTGAAGGTCCGATTCGTATGCCAGTTTATCTGGTTGCGCGGTTTGTGTTCTGCGTGGGTTACATGACCATCAAGGAGATGATTTTCCTGGACATGGATGTGTacaataatatgaaatatcgCGAGGAGCTGGCTGCTCTCgaggagaagaagaacaaaaagGATGCGGTGAGCGCACTGCGACGACAGACCGTCTCTGCCATGGAGGTGCGGAAACGTTTGTCGGGCGTGGCCGCAGAGCCTCAACAGGAGCCCGATGACGACTTGGTGGGTGCCACGGCAGAGGATAACATTGCCGAGGAGATCAATGCCATTTGCGAGGATATGCTGCTATACGATCCGAACGCACTGATGTCCAAAATATATCCGATTATCATTGATATATGCAAGCGACCTGGCGAATACCGGGATCAGCAGCTTCAGcagtcggcgactctaacgCTGGCGCGCCTGATGACAGTCTCCTCCAAGTTCTGCGAATCAAATATGTCATTCCTAATGAATATTCTCAATTTGACCAAGAACttgaaaatcaaatgcaatacAGTTGTGGGCTTATCCGATTTGACCTTTCGGTTCCCCAACATCATCGAACCCTGGACGGGACACTTTTACTCGCAGTTGCATGAGGAGGACACTGAGCTGCGGCTGACAGCCGTAAAAATGCTTTCTCATCTCATTCTGCACGAAATGATACGTGTTAAAGGACAGATAGCCGACCTAGCGCTGTGCATTGTCGATGAGAGTGAcgagattaaaaatataacgaaACAGTTCTTTAAGGAAATTGCTAACAAAGCCAATATATTGTATAATGTACTTCCCGACATTATCTCTAAGCTGGGTGACATTAATCTGCATCTGGAGGAGGAAAAATACCGCACGATTATGCGTTACATACTTGGACTTGTTCAAAAGGATCGCCAGATCGAGACGCTTGTGGAGAAGTTGTGCCTACGCTTTCCACTCACTCGAGCGGAACGTCAGTGGCGTGATATTGCCTACTGCCTCAGTCTGCTTAGCTACAATGAAAGATCCCTCAAGAAGCTGATTGACAATGTTCAGCACTTCAAGGACAAGGTGCAGGTTGATGAGGTTTATCAATCCTTCAAgctcatcatcagcagcaccTCAAAGCTGGCCAAGCCGGAGCTAAAAACGGTTGTCACCGAGTTTGAGACGCGCCTTAACGAATGCCTGCAGGTCACAGAGCCAGGAGCAAATCCACAATCTGAAAGTGCTCCCACTGAGTCGCGGGTTAACAAGACAAAGACTGGAAGACCAGGTGCCAAACCACAACGTGGACAAGCGACGGGCAGGGATGCAGGTCCCAGCAGCAGGCGTAGACAAAATGCCCGGATTAAGTCCAGCTCCGAGGAGGAGAGCTCCGATGATGAGGAAGCGCCGGTTGCACGTCGGCAGGCGGCACAGCGGAAACAACAGCGACGAAGACAGAAGGCTGCCTCTCCCGAATGA
- the LOC117784949 gene encoding NF-kappa-B inhibitor-interacting Ras-like protein, with translation MLNAKIGKVGKVLVCGMKNVGKTALIEQLVYGNVNTETELHPTIEDIYVASVDTGRGGARETLRIYDTAGLQGEQAAQLPRHYLQFPDAFVLVYDPTDPRSLDMLADIKTDIDKHKEKKEVPVIVLANVRARSKKDTPPATPNPVESIMDRANNWCQRERIKHYTVNVMERPSLYEPFTVLCARLHPPQTKSTFPQLRQVMQNRQKSEV, from the exons ATGCTCAATGCAAAAATTGGTAAGGTCGGCAAAGTACTGGTGTGTGGTATGAAAAATGTTGGGAAAACGGCACTCATCGAGCAACTGGTTTATGGAAACGTCAACACAGAAACC GAACTGCACCCAACAATTGAGGATATATATGTGGCGAGTGTAGATACAGGGCGTGGCGGTGCCCGGGAAACGCTACGCATTTACGATACAGCCGGACTACAAGGCGAACAGGCGGCTCAGCTGCCGCGTCACTATTTGCAATTTCCAGATGCCTTTGTGCTCGTCTATGATCCCACCGATCCACGTAGCCTGGATATGCTGGCCGACATCAAGACAGACATAGACAAGCATAAGGAGAAAAAGGAGGTGCCAGTAATTGTATTAGCAAATGTACGAGCACGCAGTAAAAAGGATACGCCACCCGCCACACCAAATCCCGTCGAATCCATAATGGATCGAGCAAACAATTGGTGCCAAAGAGAACGTATCAAGCACTACACGGTCAATGTTATGGAACGACCGTCACTGTACGAGCCCTTTACAGTTCTGTGTGCCCGTCTGCATCCTCCACAGACGAAGAGCACATTCCCACAGCTGCGTCAGGTGATGCAGAATCGTCAGAAGAGTGAGGTTTAG
- the LOC117785229 gene encoding uncharacterized protein LOC117785229, which translates to MRKIWKKPLHKRKVWANISWAGRLVYYMQPLVEHLFDIWLQQLPFPTILKCIYTCGLLFFLLLPILYPMMVLGLYYAIFQYVGETHWDLVFPQNWDLLSAATYLWHFQVTNKKYLLFVTMYIERYRVIITAISSTVDYMRMALCLVFG; encoded by the exons ATGCGTAAGATCTGGAAAAAGCCGTTGCACAAGCGCAAAGTC TGGGCAAACATTTCGTGGGCGGGTCGCTTAGTTTACTACATGCAACCTCTTGTGGAGCACTTGTTCGATATTTGGCTGCAACAATTGCCATTTCCCACAATACTCAAATGCATTTATACATGCGGCCTGCTTTTCTTTCTACTGCTCCCGATTCTATATCCGATGATGGTTCTGGGCCTCTACTATGCCATCTTCCAGTATGTCGGCGAAACGCATTGGGATCTTGTATTCCCACAAAATTGGGATTTGCTCAGCGCTGCAACATATTTGTGGCACTTTCAGGTCACCAACAAGAAGTATCTGCTCTTTGTTACAATGTACATTGAACGATATCGTGTCATTATAACGGCTATATCCTCAACTGTTGACTATATGCGAATGGCATTATGCCTTGTCTTTGGttaa
- the LOC117784256 gene encoding uncharacterized protein LOC117784256, with the protein MSNTSIRPIPTLKGMFTVPRVTQGRNFLQENKKSLRSLEKTTTEKLAAKEPVRPKWMPPLRRTSSEAQETKRCQAENHAVSRQHENKPCQLGSRSNSRSQNSLNNNNQLSSESSEHYAPSEKRELQKAYSASQSEQLSERCQSCGIERSLTTIGIQTEDIMDELYLTNALKKCNFDGKSILSGGRNFYTGDDYDENYGNYNQYDDNDQPLSDRSKHSRLNMDDNEAMPMPHVNSLPIDNSDDEAPLSARSRATVGSMASNVTTKSKRGEHKLGSRDDLRLPRYLEKEKREKAEAKGRVEARDPDCPRGHVLLSEPDRLAALAGAKKRFDGLIYELNHMPMSAETLRVRSRKNEIEKELKSAEDEIRIYSKSKVYVKVTKSRNL; encoded by the exons ATGTCGAACACCTCAATTCGCCCAATACCCACATTGAAGGGCATGTTTACTGTGCCGC GCGTCACACAGGGGCGTAactttttacaagaaaataaaaagagctTGCGCTCCTTGGAGAAGACTACAACAGAGAAGCTAGCGGCAAAGGAACCTGTGCGTCCAAAATGGATGCCGCCATTACGTCGCACCTCATCCGAGGCACAGGAAACGAAACGTTGCCAAGCTGAAAACCATGCAGTGTCAAGACAACATGAAAACAAACCCTGTCAGTTGGGAAGCCGCAGCAACTCTCGCTCCCAGAACAGCCTGAATAATAACAATCAATTATCGTCCGAATCTTCAGAGCATTATGCACCATCTGAAAAGCGTGAGCTACAGAAAGCTTACAGTGCTTCACAGTCGGAACAATTATCTGAACGTTGTCAATCATGTGGCATCGAACGCAGCCTAACAACCATAGGCATACAGACAGAGGACATAATGGATGAACTGTATCTTACTAATGCCCTAAAGAA ATGCAACTTTGAtggcaaatcaattttgagtgGCGGACGCAACTTTTATACAGGTGACGATTATGATGAAAACTACGGGAACTATAATCAATACGATGACAATGATCAGCCACTGTCTGATCGCTCCAAACATAGTCGCCTTAATATGGACGACAACGAAGCGATGCCCATGCCACATGTGAATAGCTTGCCTATAGACAACTCCGATGATGAGGCACCACTTAGCGCACGCAGTCGTGCCACTGTTGGTAGCATGGCATCGAATGTCACCACCAAGTCAAAGCGTGGCGAACACAAGCTAGGCT CACGTGATGATCTGCGTCTTCCACGCTATTTGGAAAAGGAAAAACGCGAAAAAGCCGAAGCTAAGGGACGAGTTGAGGCACGTGATCCCGACTGTCCCCGTGGCCATGTATTGCTCAGTGAGCCGGATCGCCTTGCAGCTCTAGCTGGTGCCAAGAAGC gCTTTGATGGGCTCATCTATGAGCTAAATCACATGCCCATGTCTGCTGAGACTCTGCGTGTGCGTTCTCGTAAaaacgaaattgaaaaagaactCAAAAGCGCCGAGGATGAAATACGCATATATTCAAAGTCCAAGGTTTATGTAAAAGTAACTAAATCACGAAACCTTTAA